A DNA window from Streptomyces parvus contains the following coding sequences:
- a CDS encoding acyl-CoA dehydrogenase family protein, producing the protein MTISQTPPTVAATERETLTAETILARAEAAAPRLRELSEEIERGRRLPEEAVRLVRGTGVFQIGMRKEWGGPELTFSEQTRVIEALSYGDSAAGWCAMIGMDTWIYAGYLDETVVKEMLADADAITAGLIFPVGRADRVPGGYRVTGRWPFGSGITHADWVVGGCVVHSDGVPEPGKDGAPVNWRLMLVRREEVETVDTWHTHGLAGSGSTDYRVTDHFVPEDRTFDFTTPRDSSPFSAPDAFLGNVPGVPLGVARAALDHVRELAAHRVERATDTPWSDSYRVQTAIGEAEMQLSAARYAVYGSLDELWDRLRDGVEATPDQQVAAALARLNAFRTARSIVQRLSDLVGTASIYRTSPLDRWLRDLHTMCQHILAQEQIAQSAGAHLIGGTPQAPFPLGLKG; encoded by the coding sequence ATGACCATCTCTCAGACCCCGCCCACCGTCGCGGCGACCGAGCGGGAAACCCTGACCGCCGAGACGATCCTGGCCCGCGCCGAAGCCGCGGCACCGCGGCTGCGGGAACTCTCCGAGGAGATCGAACGCGGCCGGCGCCTCCCGGAGGAGGCCGTCCGGCTGGTGCGCGGGACCGGCGTGTTCCAGATCGGCATGCGCAAGGAGTGGGGCGGGCCCGAGCTGACCTTCTCGGAGCAGACCCGGGTGATCGAGGCACTCTCCTACGGTGACTCGGCGGCGGGCTGGTGCGCCATGATCGGTATGGACACCTGGATCTACGCCGGCTACCTCGACGAGACCGTGGTCAAGGAGATGCTGGCCGACGCCGACGCGATAACCGCCGGGCTCATCTTCCCGGTCGGCCGGGCCGACCGGGTCCCGGGCGGCTACCGGGTGACGGGCCGCTGGCCCTTCGGCAGCGGCATCACGCACGCCGACTGGGTCGTCGGCGGCTGCGTCGTCCACAGCGACGGCGTCCCGGAGCCGGGCAAGGACGGCGCCCCGGTGAACTGGCGGCTGATGCTCGTGCGCCGCGAGGAGGTCGAGACCGTCGACACCTGGCACACCCACGGCCTGGCCGGCAGCGGCAGCACGGACTACCGGGTGACGGACCACTTCGTCCCCGAGGACCGCACGTTCGACTTCACCACCCCCCGCGACTCCAGCCCGTTCTCCGCACCCGACGCCTTCCTCGGCAACGTGCCGGGCGTGCCGCTCGGCGTGGCCCGTGCCGCGCTCGACCACGTGCGGGAACTCGCCGCGCACCGCGTGGAGCGGGCCACCGACACCCCCTGGTCCGACAGCTACCGCGTGCAGACCGCCATCGGCGAGGCCGAGATGCAGCTCTCCGCGGCCCGCTACGCCGTCTACGGCTCGCTCGACGAGCTGTGGGACCGGCTGCGGGACGGCGTCGAGGCGACCCCCGACCAGCAGGTCGCCGCCGCTCTCGCCCGGCTCAACGCCTTCCGTACGGCACGGTCGATCGTGCAGCGCCTCTCCGACCTCGTCGGCACGGCGTCCATCTACCGGACCTCGCCGCTGGACCGCTGGCTGCGCGACCTGCACACCATGTGCCAGCACATCCTGGCGCAGGAGCAGATCGCCCAGTCCGCCGGCGCCCACCTCATCGGCGGCACCCCCCAGGCGCCCTTCCCTCTCGGGCTCAAGGGCTGA
- a CDS encoding CGNR zinc finger domain-containing protein, with protein sequence MALTDPRPFVGEPVAVDLLNTLWKADGRRHDLLDSLPGLRTWLDGHGLGDRFPADAQAAEALVRTRSAIAAVFADPRSPAAAKSLDEVLEHGRVRLVLTPEGPGEEAEFADPSWGAAWLAARDYLRLLDTAPDRIRRCAQPDCIRHFVDTSRNGTRRWCSMALCGNRAKVARHYVRNRETRAGAADA encoded by the coding sequence ATGGCCCTGACCGACCCCCGCCCGTTCGTCGGCGAACCTGTCGCCGTCGACCTGTTGAACACGCTCTGGAAGGCCGACGGGCGCCGGCACGACCTGCTGGACTCCCTGCCGGGCCTGCGGACCTGGCTCGACGGCCACGGCCTGGGCGACCGCTTCCCCGCCGACGCCCAGGCCGCCGAAGCGCTGGTACGGACCCGGTCGGCGATCGCCGCGGTCTTCGCCGACCCGCGCTCGCCCGCCGCCGCCAAGAGCCTCGACGAGGTGCTGGAGCACGGCCGGGTCCGGCTGGTCCTGACCCCGGAAGGGCCCGGCGAAGAGGCCGAGTTCGCCGATCCTTCCTGGGGCGCGGCCTGGCTGGCCGCCCGCGACTACCTGCGGCTCCTCGACACCGCCCCGGACCGGATCCGCCGGTGCGCCCAGCCGGACTGCATACGGCACTTCGTCGACACGTCCCGCAACGGCACGCGCCGCTGGTGCTCCATGGCGCTGTGCGGAAACCGCGCCAAGGTGGCCCGCCACTACGTCCGCAACCGCGAGACCCGGGCCGGGGCCGCCGACGCATGA
- a CDS encoding PPOX class F420-dependent oxidoreductase codes for MSPTRALPDRLVSTLGRANPAVMSTLRQDGAPVSVATWYLWEEGRVLVNLDAGRKRLAHLRADPRVSLTVLDADSWYRHISLQGRVVTLEDDEGLRDIDRIAQHYIGERYPDRERPRVSAWIEIETWHAWGMDDTP; via the coding sequence ATGAGCCCCACCCGAGCCCTCCCCGACCGGCTCGTCTCCACCCTCGGCCGGGCCAACCCCGCCGTCATGTCCACCCTGCGCCAGGACGGCGCACCCGTCTCGGTGGCGACCTGGTACCTGTGGGAGGAGGGGCGGGTCCTGGTGAACCTGGACGCCGGACGCAAGCGCCTGGCCCATCTGCGCGCCGACCCCCGCGTCTCGCTCACCGTCCTGGACGCCGACAGCTGGTACCGCCACATCAGCCTGCAGGGTCGCGTCGTGACACTGGAGGACGACGAGGGGCTGCGGGACATCGACCGGATCGCGCAGCACTACATCGGCGAGCGGTACCCGGACCGGGAGCGGCCGCGCGTCAGCGCCTGGATCGAGATCGAGACCTGGCACGCCTGGGGCATGGACGACACGCCTTGA
- a CDS encoding AMP-binding protein: MTTTDVSFLDGGPAVPTEVRDLGETLVRAAETAASAGICFVGDDGSETALTYPELLDGAARLLGGLRAAGLVPGETVVLQVAEPPALLTAFWACVLGGFVPMPVNAGATADQRATAPELLQRVWQGYGRPKVLTGPGQEIAEAVAADPRWPQALLGDTDRLGSGAPESVWHRAAPDDPAVLLLTSGSTGVPKAVTLTHRNVLSRTSATVRLNRLGATTRSFNWMPLDHVGGLVMFHVRDVYLGCYQVHAGIEWVLGDPLRWLEGIDRHRADTTWAPNFAFGLINDLADRLEGRSWDLSCLRYIMNGGEAVRSGVVRRFLELLAPLGLPRDAMWPGWGMSETSAGVADCEFWAVNAGDDRYVPVGRPQPGTSLRVVDERNRIVPVGTTGLLQVSGASVTSGYYRNPGQNRQSFTDSWFRTGDLAYVRDGILTVTGRADDVIQLGGVTYHGHEIEARVEELDVVVPSYTVACPVTGPESGTEELAVFFHPRGGTEPAAAARMVRDQLARTLGVTVAHTVPVGMEDVPKTGIGKLRRAQLREQFEAAGAAGFSAEPAPVG; the protein is encoded by the coding sequence ATGACGACCACCGACGTCTCTTTCCTCGACGGCGGGCCCGCCGTCCCCACGGAGGTCCGCGACCTCGGCGAGACCCTGGTCCGGGCGGCGGAGACCGCCGCCTCGGCCGGCATCTGCTTCGTGGGCGACGACGGCTCCGAGACGGCTCTGACCTACCCGGAACTGCTGGACGGCGCGGCCCGGCTCCTCGGCGGTCTGCGTGCGGCGGGTCTCGTGCCCGGCGAGACGGTCGTCCTCCAGGTCGCCGAACCGCCGGCGCTGCTGACCGCCTTCTGGGCCTGTGTGCTGGGCGGCTTCGTCCCCATGCCGGTCAACGCCGGAGCCACGGCGGACCAGCGGGCCACCGCACCCGAGCTGCTCCAGCGGGTGTGGCAGGGGTACGGGAGGCCGAAGGTCCTCACCGGTCCCGGCCAGGAGATCGCCGAGGCCGTCGCCGCCGACCCGCGGTGGCCGCAGGCCCTGCTCGGCGACACGGACCGGCTCGGTTCCGGCGCACCCGAGAGCGTCTGGCACCGGGCGGCGCCGGACGATCCGGCCGTCCTGCTGCTCACCTCGGGCAGCACCGGGGTGCCCAAGGCCGTCACCCTCACCCATCGCAACGTGCTGAGCCGCACATCCGCCACGGTGCGGCTGAACCGGCTGGGGGCCACGACCCGCAGCTTCAACTGGATGCCCCTCGACCATGTCGGCGGGCTGGTCATGTTCCACGTACGCGATGTCTACCTCGGCTGCTACCAGGTGCACGCCGGGATCGAGTGGGTGCTCGGGGACCCGCTGCGCTGGCTGGAGGGCATCGACCGGCACCGCGCCGACACCACCTGGGCCCCCAACTTCGCCTTCGGCCTGATCAACGACCTGGCGGACCGGCTGGAGGGGCGTTCGTGGGACCTGAGCTGTCTGCGGTACATCATGAACGGCGGCGAGGCCGTCCGCAGCGGCGTGGTGCGCCGCTTCCTGGAACTGCTGGCCCCCCTCGGGCTGCCCCGGGACGCGATGTGGCCGGGCTGGGGCATGTCCGAGACGTCCGCGGGGGTGGCCGACTGCGAGTTCTGGGCCGTCAACGCGGGTGACGACCGGTACGTGCCGGTGGGGCGGCCGCAGCCGGGCACGTCCCTGCGCGTGGTCGACGAGCGCAACCGGATCGTTCCCGTGGGCACGACGGGCCTGTTGCAGGTCAGCGGGGCGAGTGTGACCTCGGGGTACTACCGCAACCCGGGGCAGAACCGGCAGTCCTTCACGGACAGCTGGTTCCGGACCGGGGATCTCGCCTATGTGCGGGACGGCATTCTCACGGTGACCGGCCGTGCGGACGACGTGATCCAGCTCGGTGGCGTCACCTACCACGGGCACGAGATCGAGGCCCGGGTGGAGGAGCTGGACGTGGTCGTGCCGTCCTACACCGTCGCCTGCCCGGTGACCGGGCCGGAGTCGGGCACCGAGGAACTCGCGGTCTTCTTCCACCCGCGCGGCGGGACGGAGCCGGCCGCGGCCGCCCGGATGGTCCGTGACCAACTGGCCCGGACGCTGGGCGTGACCGTGGCCCACACGGTGCCGGTGGGCATGGAGGACGTGCCCAAGACGGGCATCGGCAAGCTCCGACGGGCCCAGTTGCGGGAGCAGTTCGAGGCGGCGGGCGCGGCCGGCTTCTCGGCGGAGCCCGCTCCGGTGGGCTGA
- a CDS encoding bifunctional 2-polyprenyl-6-hydroxyphenol methylase/3-demethylubiquinol 3-O-methyltransferase UbiG: MTSFEFPGEYYEIMRRDFRNLDAETEFLASCAPPGSRVLDLGSGTGTNLRRLGELGYSCVGVDQSASFVEYARRAGGAGVEYVHGRAEKFEADRRFDLVYSLFMTLNYLPHDKLRSLLETTRRHLAPEGRLVLEFGHLLNFVESYQQHTVAHHRGDDVLITRLARQSVNPHAATWRNEETLLVRDADGRVSMYDNFFDQSVLTGPEVRGLLTEAGFTVTAEYGGFRKEPAPGHGRGPLVLIAAPTPKEAI; this comes from the coding sequence TTGACCAGCTTCGAATTCCCCGGTGAGTACTACGAGATCATGCGTCGGGACTTCCGGAACCTCGACGCCGAGACGGAGTTCCTGGCCTCCTGCGCTCCCCCCGGCAGCCGGGTCCTCGACCTCGGCTCCGGAACCGGCACCAACCTGCGCCGACTGGGCGAACTCGGTTACTCCTGCGTGGGGGTGGACCAGAGCGCGAGCTTCGTGGAGTACGCCCGGCGAGCGGGCGGCGCGGGCGTGGAGTACGTGCACGGCCGGGCCGAGAAGTTCGAGGCGGACCGCCGTTTCGACCTGGTCTACAGCCTCTTCATGACCCTCAACTACCTGCCGCACGACAAGCTGCGGTCCTTGCTGGAGACGACGCGGCGCCACCTGGCGCCCGAGGGACGGCTCGTCCTGGAATTCGGCCACCTGCTGAACTTCGTCGAGAGCTACCAGCAGCACACCGTCGCCCACCACCGCGGCGATGACGTCCTCATCACGCGGCTCGCCCGCCAGTCGGTCAACCCGCACGCGGCGACCTGGCGCAACGAGGAGACGCTGCTGGTGCGCGACGCAGACGGCCGGGTGTCCATGTACGACAACTTCTTCGACCAGTCCGTCCTCACCGGGCCCGAGGTGCGCGGCCTGCTCACCGAGGCGGGGTTCACCGTCACCGCCGAGTACGGCGGGTTCCGCAAGGAGCCCGCCCCCGGCCACGGCCGCGGGCCGCTGGTGCTCATCGCCGCCCCCACTCCGAAGGAAGCGATATGA
- a CDS encoding helix-turn-helix domain-containing protein, producing the protein MDTGPGAVAEHGDELAGTTVSRRFGDAWVCVVEGGPGEVSRPGRAGPAAETYLRVLRPLAGEVHVEQDGRRAVACSSQLVCYDSSRPHRISMPEDLRMVTLALPHRSIGLTPKESDLLTARVWHGSQGLGALMSELLAGLERYGEEVDTAIDLLGGSVAGLAGALFAERIRSAAAATGVGRQTLMVHVQAFIRDNIAVPELSPVTVAQQHNVSLRYLQKIFNEHNTSPARWIRDERLARCRSELADPGLAHLSIAAIGERSGFYGASHFSRLFRDRYGVTPREYRKTMRPSALTA; encoded by the coding sequence ATGGACACCGGTCCGGGCGCCGTCGCCGAGCACGGCGATGAACTCGCCGGGACGACGGTCAGCCGGCGTTTCGGCGACGCGTGGGTCTGTGTGGTGGAGGGGGGCCCGGGCGAGGTGAGCAGACCGGGGCGGGCGGGACCGGCGGCCGAGACCTACCTGCGGGTGTTACGTCCGCTCGCGGGAGAGGTCCATGTGGAACAGGACGGCCGCCGGGCGGTCGCCTGCAGCTCCCAGCTCGTCTGCTACGACAGTTCCCGTCCGCACCGGATCTCCATGCCGGAGGACCTCCGCATGGTGACGCTCGCCCTGCCGCACCGCTCGATCGGCCTCACGCCCAAGGAGTCGGACCTGCTCACCGCGAGGGTGTGGCACGGTTCCCAGGGGCTCGGCGCCCTGATGTCGGAGCTGCTCGCCGGACTGGAGCGGTACGGCGAGGAGGTCGACACCGCGATCGACCTGCTCGGCGGCAGCGTCGCGGGGCTGGCGGGCGCTCTGTTCGCCGAGCGCATCCGCAGTGCGGCGGCCGCGACGGGCGTCGGCCGCCAGACCCTGATGGTGCATGTGCAGGCCTTCATCCGTGACAACATCGCGGTCCCGGAGCTGAGCCCGGTGACCGTGGCCCAGCAGCACAACGTCTCGCTGCGCTATCTGCAGAAGATCTTCAACGAGCACAACACCAGCCCCGCGCGGTGGATCAGGGACGAGCGGCTCGCCCGCTGCCGTTCCGAACTGGCCGATCCCGGCCTCGCCCACCTCTCCATCGCGGCGATCGGCGAGCGCTCGGGTTTCTACGGGGCCTCGCACTTCAGCCGGCTGTTCCGGGACCGCTACGGCGTCACACCCCGGGAGTACCGCAAGACCATGCGGCCGTCTGCTCTCACCGCCTGA
- a CDS encoding pyridoxamine 5'-phosphate oxidase family protein — MIRSPHHEGEQAVQRRAGEGHPGWGSPMFDNTVQPGFAVFLREQRMLFLGAADADGAVWASVLTGAAGFVDTVGPHQVVVDAAPVPGDPLADAFSAPRDLGVLALDPRTIRRIRLSGVARRQGGRLHIATEQVLGNCPKYLQQRDLVESDAPAGDTPAVVRHELGPRERRWIAEADTFFIASRAPGHGADASHRGGEPGFVTVEGPRRLSWPDYPGNSFYMTLGNLSLDAACGLLFLDWERGGTLQLTGRARIDWDPDHRAALPGALRRIEFDVERVVTIRRAVPHRWALMARSRFNPPPPASCVAP; from the coding sequence ATGATCAGATCGCCTCACCACGAGGGCGAGCAGGCCGTTCAGCGACGGGCGGGAGAAGGGCACCCGGGCTGGGGGTCGCCCATGTTCGACAACACCGTCCAGCCGGGGTTCGCCGTGTTCCTGCGGGAGCAGCGCATGCTGTTCCTCGGGGCGGCCGACGCCGACGGCGCGGTCTGGGCCTCCGTCCTCACCGGTGCCGCCGGCTTCGTCGACACGGTCGGTCCGCACCAGGTCGTGGTCGACGCCGCACCGGTTCCCGGCGACCCCCTGGCCGACGCCTTCAGCGCCCCGCGCGATCTGGGCGTCCTCGCGCTCGACCCCCGCACGATCCGGCGGATCAGGCTGAGCGGGGTGGCGCGGCGGCAGGGCGGCCGCCTCCACATCGCCACGGAACAGGTTCTGGGAAACTGCCCCAAGTACCTCCAGCAGCGGGATCTCGTGGAGTCCGACGCACCCGCCGGAGACACCCCCGCGGTCGTGCGCCACGAGCTGGGCCCGCGGGAGCGCCGGTGGATCGCGGAGGCGGACACCTTCTTCATCGCCAGCCGCGCGCCCGGCCACGGGGCCGACGCCTCGCACCGCGGAGGTGAACCGGGCTTCGTGACGGTCGAAGGCCCCCGCAGGCTCTCCTGGCCGGACTACCCGGGGAACTCCTTCTACATGACCCTGGGAAACCTCTCGCTGGACGCGGCGTGCGGGCTGCTCTTCCTCGACTGGGAACGGGGCGGCACGCTCCAGCTGACCGGCCGTGCCCGCATCGACTGGGATCCGGACCACCGTGCCGCGCTGCCGGGCGCCCTGAGGAGGATCGAGTTCGACGTCGAACGAGTGGTCACGATCCGCCGGGCCGTCCCCCACCGGTGGGCGCTGATGGCCAGGTCGCGGTTCAACCCGCCGCCGCCCGCGAGCTGCGTGGCCCCCTGA
- a CDS encoding LysR family transcriptional regulator: MSEERATGRPVELRHLRAFLAVADELNITRAAARLRLTQPAVSRTLAALERHLGVRLVDRSTHHLVLTPDGDAFRDKAAAAVAAFDDALDSGRLRTWPLRLGHAWSAFGPYTTPLLRTWQERFPGTPLELLRIDDRTAGLTRGEVDAALLRGPVDAPGLVAEVLFTEVRVAAVAADGPLAARAALELADLADGPVVLNTVSGTTTVDLWPPHARPAATLTVGNTDDWLTAIAAGRGSGVSTTSTADQHPHTGVAYLPLVDAPAVPVLLARRDAPGHPALPELAALAREIVARG, from the coding sequence ATGAGCGAGGAACGCGCCACCGGCCGCCCCGTGGAACTCCGGCATCTGCGGGCCTTCCTCGCGGTCGCCGACGAGCTCAACATCACGCGGGCCGCGGCCCGCCTCCGGCTGACCCAGCCCGCCGTGTCCCGCACCCTCGCCGCGCTGGAGCGGCACCTCGGGGTCCGGCTCGTCGACCGTTCCACCCACCATCTCGTCCTCACCCCCGACGGCGACGCCTTCCGCGACAAGGCCGCCGCCGCGGTCGCCGCCTTCGACGACGCGCTCGACTCCGGGCGGCTGCGCACCTGGCCGCTGCGGCTCGGGCACGCCTGGTCCGCGTTCGGGCCCTACACCACACCGCTGCTGCGGACCTGGCAGGAACGCTTCCCGGGCACCCCGCTGGAACTGCTCAGGATCGACGACCGCACCGCCGGTCTGACCCGGGGCGAGGTCGACGCGGCGCTGCTGCGCGGCCCGGTGGACGCGCCGGGGCTGGTCGCCGAGGTGCTGTTCACCGAGGTACGGGTGGCGGCGGTGGCCGCGGACGGGCCGCTCGCGGCACGCGCCGCGCTCGAACTCGCCGATCTCGCGGACGGCCCGGTCGTCCTGAACACCGTCTCCGGCACCACCACCGTGGACCTGTGGCCGCCGCACGCCCGCCCGGCCGCCACCCTCACCGTCGGCAACACCGACGACTGGCTCACCGCCATCGCCGCCGGCCGCGGCAGCGGGGTGTCCACCACGTCGACCGCCGACCAGCACCCGCACACGGGGGTCGCCTACCTTCCGCTCGTCGACGCCCCGGCCGTCCCGGTCCTCCTCGCCCGCCGCGACGCCCCGGGCCACCCCGCCCTGCCGGAACTGGCGGCACTGGCCCGGGAGATCGTCGCGCGGGGGTGA
- a CDS encoding DMT family transporter, with protein MNDQRSAAEPAAAAVAVSEAVTALEGAGRSWADRRAALAPIALVVAGGLSVQFGSAVAALLMPKAGALGVVTLRLVAAALILLVICRPKLRGHSRADWGTVLAFGVAMGGMNTLFYLALDRIPLGIAVTLEVLGPLALSVFASRRLINVLWAGLALVGVVLLGGGGFDRLDPVGAAFALAAGAMWAAYIVFSARTGRRFPQADGLALAMVVAAVLSLPLGVIESGAKLTVPSTVALGAAVAVLSSVLPYTLELMALRRLPAPTFAVMMSLEPAIAAGAGFLILDQALSTTDALAIALVIGASIGAVRSRSGRAPRREA; from the coding sequence GTGAACGACCAGCGCAGCGCCGCCGAACCGGCCGCCGCAGCCGTCGCCGTCTCCGAAGCGGTGACGGCACTCGAAGGCGCCGGACGGTCCTGGGCGGACCGCCGGGCGGCGCTGGCGCCGATCGCGCTGGTGGTCGCCGGCGGCCTCTCCGTCCAGTTCGGCTCGGCGGTCGCGGCGCTGCTGATGCCGAAGGCGGGCGCGCTGGGCGTCGTCACCCTGCGGCTGGTGGCCGCCGCTCTGATCCTGCTGGTGATCTGCCGCCCGAAGCTGCGCGGCCACTCGCGTGCCGACTGGGGCACGGTGCTGGCCTTCGGTGTCGCCATGGGCGGCATGAACACGCTCTTCTACCTGGCGCTGGACCGGATCCCGCTCGGTATCGCCGTCACCCTGGAGGTGCTCGGCCCGCTCGCCCTCTCGGTGTTCGCCTCCCGCCGCCTGATCAACGTCCTGTGGGCCGGGCTCGCCCTCGTCGGTGTCGTCCTGCTGGGCGGCGGCGGTTTCGACCGCCTCGACCCGGTCGGCGCGGCCTTCGCCCTGGCGGCCGGGGCGATGTGGGCGGCGTACATCGTATTCAGCGCCCGCACCGGCCGCCGCTTCCCGCAGGCGGACGGGCTCGCGCTGGCGATGGTGGTCGCCGCGGTCCTCTCGCTGCCGCTCGGCGTCATCGAGTCCGGGGCGAAGCTGACGGTTCCGTCCACCGTGGCGCTCGGGGCAGCGGTGGCCGTCCTCAGCTCGGTGCTCCCGTACACCCTGGAGCTGATGGCCCTGCGCCGTCTGCCCGCGCCCACGTTCGCCGTGATGATGAGCCTGGAGCCGGCCATCGCCGCCGGTGCGGGCTTCCTGATCCTGGACCAGGCCCTCTCCACGACGGACGCCCTCGCCATCGCCCTGGTCATCGGGGCGAGCATCGGAGCCGTACGCAGCCGGTCCGGGCGGGCTCCGCGACGCGAGGCGTGA
- a CDS encoding TIGR03084 family metal-binding protein, giving the protein MSAVVAVIDDLREESDELDQLVGVLDGPGWRGPTPADRWTVAHQIAHLSWTDEVALLAATEPDRFGDEVAKALAAPESFVDEAADALVAAHAPDALLARWREGRARLDKVLRDAPAGTRIPWYGPPMSVASMATARLMETWAHGQDIADALGVTRTPTARLRHVARIGVRARNYAYAVRGITAPEEEFRVELHTADGEMIAYGPEGAAQRITGPLLDFCLLVTQRAHRCDLAVTAEGREADQWLGIAQAFAGPPGPGRLPRAEQPGQPDRTERDGHR; this is encoded by the coding sequence GTGTCCGCTGTCGTAGCCGTGATCGACGATCTGCGCGAAGAGAGCGACGAACTCGACCAACTCGTGGGGGTGTTGGACGGGCCGGGCTGGCGTGGACCGACACCCGCCGACCGGTGGACCGTCGCCCACCAGATCGCCCATCTCAGCTGGACCGACGAGGTCGCCCTGCTGGCCGCCACCGAGCCGGACCGGTTCGGCGACGAGGTCGCCAAGGCCCTGGCCGCCCCCGAGTCCTTCGTCGACGAGGCGGCCGACGCCCTCGTCGCCGCCCACGCCCCGGACGCCCTGCTCGCCCGCTGGCGCGAGGGCCGGGCGCGGCTCGACAAGGTCCTCCGCGACGCCCCGGCCGGCACCCGGATCCCCTGGTACGGGCCGCCGATGAGCGTCGCGTCCATGGCGACCGCCCGGCTCATGGAGACCTGGGCCCACGGCCAGGACATCGCGGACGCCCTCGGCGTGACCCGGACCCCGACCGCCCGGCTCCGGCATGTGGCGCGGATCGGCGTACGGGCTCGGAACTACGCCTACGCGGTACGCGGGATCACCGCACCCGAGGAGGAGTTCCGCGTCGAACTCCACACGGCGGACGGCGAGATGATCGCGTACGGGCCCGAGGGCGCCGCCCAGCGGATCACCGGCCCGCTCCTCGACTTCTGCCTCCTGGTCACCCAGCGCGCCCACCGCTGCGACCTCGCGGTCACCGCCGAGGGCCGCGAGGCCGACCAGTGGCTCGGCATCGCGCAGGCCTTCGCCGGCCCGCCGGGACCGGGCCGGCTGCCGCGCGCGGAACAACCGGGACAACCGGATCGCACGGAGCGGGACGGCCACCGGTGA